The Clostridium beijerinckii genomic sequence TTTAACGCCTGGCAGTGAATTCTTAGTACCTAAGAATTCACAAGAAAAACAAAGTATTTTTATAGATGATGTTGATAAAGACGGTAAAAATGAAGCATTTGTATTATATAGGAATATGAAAGAAAATAGACAAGTTCATCTATTAATGCTTAAAGAAGAAAATGAAAAATGGAATAAAGTACTTGATGTAGCCACTAATTTTAATATTCTTGATTATTTTACTCTTAAAGATCTTGATGGGGATGGGAAAAAAGAAGTGATTTTAGGTACTTCAGTATCAGATTCTGAACTAAGTAAACAGTTATTTATATATGAATTGAATGGAAAAGAATTAGTTAATAAAGTTAATCGTACTTACGAATGGATAGATATATCTGATTACAATGAAGATAATAGACCTGATGTTATAATAATTGATGGAGAAATAGGTAAATCAAAAATAGCAGAAATGTTTAATTATGAAAATAATCAATTAAAATCTCGCACGTTTGTGGGTCTAAATCCTGAGGGTGTAATTGAAAATGTCGTTAGTGGAAAATTAGCAGATGGGAATAATGCGTTATTCATTGATAGTGCATTAGGGGCCCATTCAATGTTAACTGAAATTGTTACTTGCGATAAGGGAAGATTTATTAAAATTGGAGATGAAAATGATGGTATTTTATTTAAGGCTTACCCATTATATAGTAGAGATATCAACAATGACGGTATTATAGATGTTGGAGGAATGTATATTCCTAAAGGTTTTGAAGATGCAGCGATGGCAGAAATCCCTTTTATTTATACTTACTCTGATTATAAAGAAGATGGAACACATGAAATTGTAGAAGAAAGATATACAGATAGTGTACAGCATTTTTATATTACAATTTATTCCAAATGGCATGGTAAAGTTACAATTCAGAAGCTTGATCAAGGTGTTAGACTTATAGATAATGAAAGTCAGGATAATTTATTTGAAGTAAAATGGATAAGCAAAAGTTCATATGGTGAGAACAAAACCAAGCTTGGAGAAACGAAGGATATTATATTTTATGATGATATTAAAGAAGAACAACCTATTTCAAAGGAAAATTTTCATTTACTTAAAGATGAATTTTAATGGAGGAAAATATGGAAACAATTCTTGTTGTTGAGGATGAACTGTCAATTAGAAGTTTTATCTGCCTAAATTTAAGAAAGAAAAAGTACGAAGTTCTAGAAGCTGAGAATGGAGAAGAGGCCTTATCTATTTTTAATAATAGAAAGATTGATATTGTCTTATTAGATTTAATGCTCCCAGGAATTGATGGATTTGAGGTGTGTCAGAAAATTAGAGATATAAGTCAATCTGTTGGGATTATCATGTTAACGGCACGATCTCAGGAAGAAGATAGAGTAAAAGGTCTTGTAGAAGGAGCTGACGATTATTTACTAAAGCCATTTAGCATGGTTGAGCTAGAGGCAAGAATTATTTCTTTAGCGCGAAGGTTGAATCATGTATATTCAAAGAAAGAAAGTTCAGTTATTAAATCAGGACCATTTGAGCTTGATGTAATAAATAAAAAAGTATCTCGCTTTGGAAAGGATATCAAAGTAACTCCAACAGAATATTGTTTGATTCAATTTTTAATAAATAATAAGAATAAGGTATTTACACGAAATGATATTTTGGATGAAGTTTGGGGAATAAATTATATTGGTGATGAAAAAGTTGTCGATGTAAATATAAGACGTATACGAAGGAAAATAGAGAATGATCCATCAGCTCCAGAGTATTTATGCACGGATTGGGGATATGGGTACTTATGGAAGGAGTAAAACTATGAAGCGAAGGATCATTGTTTACTTTATGATCATTAGTTTACTTACATTAAGTCTTGTTATGATAGTATTTGGAATTGGAATAAGGCAATATTATTACCAAGGGATTGTTAATACATTTCAAAGTCAAGTAGAGGTAAATCCTTCTGTGCTAGCAAGAGAAACTAATTTTACTAATAAAAGCTTGGCGGAATTCAGTGATGAAATTATTAAAAATTATCAGATTAATGGATCTGAACTACAACTATTAAAAAGAAATGGGAAATTAATTCAATCATCTACAGGTTTTTATGAAGATAAAACTTATTTGATAGATTCTGATGTATTGGATTTGAAAACCACATATAAAATTGAGAAAAATTCATATTCAGGTCAAAAGATTATGGCAGTATATACACCTCTTGTTTTTGACGGGCAAGTATTAGGGATTTTGCGGTATACAACATCCTTAACACAAGTAAATGCTTTAATTATTAATCTGTTGATTTATGGGATTATCATCTGCATTTTTATTGCTGTTATCGTGTTTTTTGTAAGTTTGCGTTTAGGGAATATAATTGTAGAACCATTAAATGATATTATCAATTTTACAAAGAAAATAGCAGAGGGAAAATACAAGGAAAAAATCAAAGATACTTATCCAAATGAACTTGGAGAAATAGCAAAAACACTTAACTACATGGGCGATGAAATATTAAAAGCTGATCGTTTAAAGAATGATTTTATATCATCAATTTCTCATGAACTTAGGACGCCTTTGACAGGGATTAAGGGATGGATTGAAACTATGCGGAATCCAGACGAATTATCGGCTGAGGAGTTTAAATTTGGTTTGGGAATTATTAATGATGAATCAGATCGACTTATTAGCCTGGTGGAGAATCTTTTAGATTTTTCAAGATATCAGTCAGATCGAATTAAACTAATCTTATCTGATATCAAGATAGACAAAATTATTCGTGAAGTAACCTTCCAGCTTCAAAAGAAAGCAGAAAAAAAGGAAATTAAATTAGTGGTTGAAACGCACCCAGCAATTATTACAGCAGATGGTGATAGATTGAGGCAAGTTATACTAAATGTATTAGATAACGCAATTAAGTTCTCATATAAAAATCGTAAAATCTATGTTATTCAATCAGTTAGCGAAGAGTACATTTTAATTAAAATTAGCGATACAGGTATTGGAATTAAAAAAGAGGATATAAATCATGTTATGGAGTCATTCTATAAAATTGATCCTAAATCTATTGGCGCAGGACTTGGATTGGTTATTTCTAGCAATATTGTAGATATGCATAATGGCATTCTTAAAATTGATAGTGAATATGGGAAGGGAACAACAGTGACAATTTCACTTCCGTTAGCAAAAGTTTAAATTCTACGTAAATTATTAGATTAAATTAATAATTATTAGCTGAAATTTTAGGTAATATATAAAATTTCAGCTTTAATTTTGTTATAATGATTTATACAGTGGTAAGTTTTATGATATAAAAGAAAAATATAAAGTAGTTATTACTAAAATAACTAATAAATTTGAATTTACTATACTTATGATAAAATATATGTTTCAACAATAAATCTATACTTAAAGCTTTAGTAAGTCAGACACTCAATTAAGGATAGATGTAGAAACTTAATTGTGACATAAATATATTTATAATGAGATATTTGTTTTAAGGAGTAATTTTTATGAAAATGATACTTTTTACACTAGAAATAATAGATGAAGAAAATAATAACTATAAAATTAAAGTCAGTAATGGTACTGAGAACTCCTTAGTAGAATTTAATCCTTTAAAAAAAGAATTACATTTTATAGATAATAACAACCTAAGTGATTTCTTTAAAGGACAGGAATACCAATTTAGAAAAATGCTTCATAATAAGTGACCAGATACATACTATGTAGGGTTTAATGTAAAAGTAGTCATAAGAGAAGATAAAGATGTAGCTGCTTTTAATGATAGAAGTAAAATCTTAGTTTTAGATAAACGAAATAGTAATTATGATAGTTATGCAATAGAGGAAAGTAAGGCTGAAGAGAAAATCTATAAAATCTACACAGATGCCAGTTATTTTGAGAAGAAAAATCATGGTGGATTTGCTTTTATAATAGAAGATTTGAAAGGAAATTATAATTTATATACAGAAAAAGTGAAAGACATAGGAAGCAGCCAAGCTGAACTTGAAGCAGCCATAAAAGCACTTGAATTATTAAAAGATGTTGAAAAAATAAGAATAATAACTGATAGCCAGTATGTTAGAAAAGGACTCACAGAATGGTTACCTATATGGAAATTGAATGACTTTAAAACTATTAATGGAGAACCAGCTAAGAATATAGAAAAGTGGCTTGATTTTGATAAAGCTTGTAATGGAAAATATATTGAATTTCAGTGGGTAAAAGCACATTCTAACCATTTTGAGAATTCTCTCTGCGACATGTATGCCAAAGATATAGCTAATAAAAATTCAACCAGTTACTAATAGTTGCAAGAAGTTAATACGCTATAAATATTATAAGCTATAAGATCTACTTATCTAATACCCTTAATAGAATTGTAAATATAGAAATTTTATAAAAAATTTGCAGACAAACATAATGTTAGTATATAATTGTGCATGTTGGAATTTTATATAGTAATTATATTATTTAAGAGGAGATTTAGTCGTGCAAGGTAGATGTTATTATTGTAATAAAGAATTAACTGAAAGAACAATTAAAAGACATGCAAAGAGTTGTTCAGTAATGAAAAAATCAATTGAAGAAAAGATGAATTATACTAAAGGGGTAAGAGAGCAATTCATAATATCCATGAAAGATAAGTATAATCCTAGTTTATATTGTATTTATGTTTCGATAGATGCAAAGTTGCAACTTCAGCAT encodes the following:
- a CDS encoding response regulator transcription factor; this encodes METILVVEDELSIRSFICLNLRKKKYEVLEAENGEEALSIFNNRKIDIVLLDLMLPGIDGFEVCQKIRDISQSVGIIMLTARSQEEDRVKGLVEGADDYLLKPFSMVELEARIISLARRLNHVYSKKESSVIKSGPFELDVINKKVSRFGKDIKVTPTEYCLIQFLINNKNKVFTRNDILDEVWGINYIGDEKVVDVNIRRIRRKIENDPSAPEYLCTDWGYGYLWKE
- a CDS encoding sensor histidine kinase, encoding MKRRIIVYFMIISLLTLSLVMIVFGIGIRQYYYQGIVNTFQSQVEVNPSVLARETNFTNKSLAEFSDEIIKNYQINGSELQLLKRNGKLIQSSTGFYEDKTYLIDSDVLDLKTTYKIEKNSYSGQKIMAVYTPLVFDGQVLGILRYTTSLTQVNALIINLLIYGIIICIFIAVIVFFVSLRLGNIIVEPLNDIINFTKKIAEGKYKEKIKDTYPNELGEIAKTLNYMGDEILKADRLKNDFISSISHELRTPLTGIKGWIETMRNPDELSAEEFKFGLGIINDESDRLISLVENLLDFSRYQSDRIKLILSDIKIDKIIREVTFQLQKKAEKKEIKLVVETHPAIITADGDRLRQVILNVLDNAIKFSYKNRKIYVIQSVSEEYILIKISDTGIGIKKEDINHVMESFYKIDPKSIGAGLGLVISSNIVDMHNGILKIDSEYGKGTTVTISLPLAKV
- a CDS encoding ribonuclease H family protein, with the protein product MIEDLKGNYNLYTEKVKDIGSSQAELEAAIKALELLKDVEKIRIITDSQYVRKGLTEWLPIWKLNDFKTINGEPAKNIEKWLDFDKACNGKYIEFQWVKAHSNHFENSLCDMYAKDIANKNSTSY